The following are encoded in a window of uncultured Pseudomonas sp. genomic DNA:
- a CDS encoding AAA family ATPase — protein MKVLVLTGPESSGKSWLAGQIQATFGGQLVGEYVRHFIEREQRDTCYADITAIAQGQLAWEDQARAARPELLILDTHLLSNLLWSQTLFGDCPAWIEQALLERDYHLHLLLDPLDVPWVDDGQRCQPELAQRLAFYQQCEHWLRLHQQPLLSVKGNWVQRREQTLSAVAVWLSSTQQHTGPRQ, from the coding sequence ATGAAGGTGCTGGTTCTGACAGGGCCGGAGTCCAGCGGCAAAAGCTGGTTGGCCGGGCAAATCCAGGCAACCTTTGGCGGGCAACTGGTGGGCGAATACGTGCGCCACTTTATCGAGCGCGAGCAGCGTGATACCTGTTACGCCGATATCACTGCCATTGCTCAAGGCCAATTAGCCTGGGAAGACCAGGCTAGAGCGGCGCGCCCCGAACTGCTGATTCTCGACACCCACTTGCTGAGTAATCTGCTCTGGAGCCAGACGCTGTTTGGCGACTGCCCGGCCTGGATCGAGCAAGCCTTGCTTGAGCGCGACTACCACCTGCATTTGCTACTCGACCCTCTCGATGTACCTTGGGTCGATGATGGCCAACGCTGCCAGCCGGAACTGGCGCAACGGCTGGCCTTCTATCAGCAGTGCGAGCACTGGTTGCGCTTACACCAACAGCCACTGCTGAGTGTTAAGGGCAACTGGGTACAACGTCGCGAACAAACCCTGAGTGCCGTGGCAGTCTGGCTCAGCTCAACGCAGCAGCACACTGGCCCACGCCAATAG
- the pnuC gene encoding nicotinamide riboside transporter PnuC, translated as MSTLELIASALGVWAVWLTVRQNRWCWPLGLVMVLMYAWIFYDGKLYSNMLLQGVYAVLQGYGWWQWTRGGSSHSGVQVSRLSQQGILASLAIGAVAALILGYLMATFTDASAPWQDAALSAFSLVAQVWMAQKRVECWPLWIILDLLFVALFVQQGLYPTAALYGVFTLLAVNGWLTWRRDRALACA; from the coding sequence GTGTCGACTCTAGAACTTATCGCTTCAGCCCTTGGCGTATGGGCCGTCTGGCTAACCGTACGACAGAACCGCTGGTGTTGGCCACTGGGCCTAGTGATGGTGTTGATGTACGCCTGGATTTTTTATGACGGCAAACTGTACTCGAACATGTTGCTGCAGGGCGTGTATGCCGTTCTACAAGGCTACGGCTGGTGGCAATGGACACGAGGCGGCAGCAGTCATAGCGGTGTACAGGTCAGCCGACTAAGCCAGCAAGGCATACTGGCTAGTCTTGCGATCGGCGCCGTCGCGGCACTTATTCTCGGTTACCTGATGGCCACGTTCACCGACGCTTCAGCGCCGTGGCAGGATGCGGCACTCAGCGCGTTCAGCCTGGTGGCCCAAGTATGGATGGCTCAGAAACGGGTCGAATGCTGGCCCCTGTGGATCATTCTGGACCTGCTGTTTGTTGCCCTGTTTGTGCAACAGGGTCTTTACCCGACGGCGGCGCTGTATGGGGTATTCACCTTGCTGGCAGTTAATGGCTGGCTGACCTGGCGCCGTGATCGCGCCCTGGCCTGCGCATGA
- a CDS encoding DUF2970 domain-containing protein: MDDEQDKPLTLWEMLQSVLSAALGVQSGKNRSRDFSRGKPSHFIILGVLFTVVFVLVIFAVVKLVLHLAGV, from the coding sequence ATGGACGATGAACAAGACAAACCGTTGACGCTTTGGGAAATGCTGCAAAGCGTATTAAGTGCCGCGCTCGGGGTGCAGAGCGGGAAGAACCGTAGCCGTGATTTTTCACGTGGCAAACCGAGTCACTTCATCATCCTCGGCGTGCTGTTCACCGTCGTGTTTGTGCTGGTGATCTTCGCTGTAGTCAAACTGGTGCTGCACCTGGCGGGCGTTTGA
- a CDS encoding DUF1272 domain-containing protein, producing MLQLRPNCENCDRDLPADSTDALICSFECTFCRACAHTLQGTCPNCAGELLQRPRRPSSKLVQYPASTERINKPEA from the coding sequence ATGCTGCAATTGCGCCCCAACTGTGAAAACTGTGACCGTGACCTTCCCGCGGATTCAACCGATGCGCTGATCTGCTCATTCGAGTGCACTTTTTGCCGAGCATGTGCCCACACCCTACAAGGCACCTGTCCGAATTGTGCCGGTGAGTTACTGCAACGACCGCGTCGACCGTCAAGCAAATTAGTGCAATACCCGGCATCCACCGAGCGCATCAACAAGCCTGAAGCCTAG
- a CDS encoding patatin-like phospholipase family protein has product MSAIVIKSPALTIKAGKRALARIREQGLQPADVGILPGAAGGPKALGIQGLDLALFGDWLQRAPRERSLIGASIGSWRFASACLPDAAAGLRRLGELYTSQRFAKGVSMAQVSSSCSLMLEQLLGNDEASILSNPHYRLNIVVVKSHGLLQHDHRGALGLGLSSVIGSNLLGRPRLGKHFERVILHDARLAPPLAALNDFPSRYLQLDSGNLRHALLASGSIPMIMQGVRDIPGAGPGTYRDGGLLDYHLDLPYSGDDIVLYPHFTDKVIPGWFDKSMPWRRGDAGRLQDVLLLAPSRDYLARLPHGKLPDRKDFSRYLDDDAGRERYWRTAMSESQRLGDEFLELVETGRLGECLQAL; this is encoded by the coding sequence ATGAGTGCGATAGTAATCAAGTCCCCTGCTCTGACTATTAAAGCCGGCAAACGCGCCCTCGCCCGCATTCGCGAGCAGGGGCTACAGCCGGCCGACGTCGGTATTCTGCCAGGAGCCGCTGGCGGGCCGAAGGCGCTGGGTATTCAAGGGCTGGACCTGGCACTGTTTGGTGATTGGCTGCAACGTGCGCCCCGTGAACGCTCGCTGATTGGTGCGTCCATCGGCTCCTGGCGTTTCGCCAGTGCTTGCTTGCCAGATGCAGCTGCCGGCCTGCGCCGCCTTGGCGAGCTGTATACCTCGCAGCGCTTTGCCAAAGGCGTGAGCATGGCGCAGGTGTCGAGCAGCTGTAGCCTGATGCTCGAACAGCTACTCGGCAACGACGAGGCAAGCATTCTTAGCAACCCCCACTACCGCCTGAATATAGTTGTGGTGAAAAGCCATGGCCTGCTGCAGCACGATCATCGTGGCGCGCTCGGCCTGGGTTTGTCTTCGGTAATTGGCAGTAACCTGCTGGGCCGCCCGCGCCTGGGCAAACACTTTGAACGGGTGATTTTGCATGATGCGCGCCTGGCGCCGCCATTGGCCGCGCTGAATGACTTTCCTTCACGCTACTTGCAACTCGATAGCGGCAACTTGCGTCATGCGCTGCTGGCCTCGGGTTCGATCCCGATGATCATGCAAGGGGTGCGCGATATACCGGGTGCCGGCCCCGGCACCTACCGCGATGGCGGCCTGCTCGATTACCACCTCGACCTGCCTTACAGCGGCGATGACATCGTGCTCTACCCTCATTTCACCGACAAGGTCATCCCCGGCTGGTTCGACAAAAGCATGCCCTGGCGGCGCGGCGATGCTGGTCGTCTACAGGATGTGCTGTTACTCGCCCCCTCACGTGACTACCTGGCACGCCTGCCCCACGGCAAACTCCCAGACCGCAAGGATTTCAGCCGTTACCTGGACGATGATGCCGGTCGCGAACGCTATTGGCGCACAGCCATGAGCGAGAGCCAGCGACTGGGCGATGAGTTTCTCGAACTGGTCGAAACCGGCCGACTGGGCGAGTGCCTACAAGCACTTTGA